Proteins from one Juglans microcarpa x Juglans regia isolate MS1-56 chromosome 6S, Jm3101_v1.0, whole genome shotgun sequence genomic window:
- the LOC121237816 gene encoding F-box protein At5g50450: MFRKRPRTPATTLSGKSDFFDDLPEDLLVFILCKLSSSASSPSDLVNVLITCKRLNRLGLHPLVLSKAGAKAFAIKAKNWSESADRFLKLCANAGNVEASYTLGMIRFYCLENRGSGASLMAKAAIKSHAPALYSLAVIQFNGSGGSKSDKNLQAGVALCARAAFLGHVDALRELGHCFQDGYGARQNIAQGRRFLVQANARELASVLRYLSSPAWRLLNPPCVSGSGCEGLLSDFGCNVPAPEAHPVNRFLRDWFESGTGGLSEGLRLCSHGGCGRPETRAHEFRRCSVCGMVNYCSRGCQALDWKLRHKAECMPIERWFDEVGGAGDNGADGDGGMVEVEEIE, from the exons ATGTTCAGGAAAAGGCCACGAACTCCGGCGACCACACTCTCCGGTAAGTCCGATTTCTTCGACGACTTGCCGGAAGATCTCCTCGTCTTCATCCTCTGCAAGCTCAGCTCCTCCGCTTCTTCCCCCTCCGATCTCGTTAACGTTCTCATCAC ATGCAAAAGACTGAACCGCTTAGGTCTTCATCCTCTGGTTTTATCCAAAGCCGGAGCAAAAGCGTTTGCAATCAAAGCCAAGAACTGGTCCGAATCCGCTGACCGTTTTCTCAAACTGTGCGCCAACGCTGGCAACGTCGAAGCCTCTTATACTCTAGGAATG ATCCGATTTTATTGCTTAGAGAATCGAGGAAGCGGGGCTTCACTTATGGCTAAGGCGGCGATTAAATCTCACGCGCCGGCTCTGTACTCTCTCGCAGTAATACAGTTCAACGGCAGCGGAGGATCAAAGAGCGACAAGAACCTCCAAGCCGGAGTGGCTCTATGCGCCCGAGCTGCTTTCCTCGGTCATGTCGATGCCCTTCGCGAGTTGGGGCATTGCTTCCAGGACGGCTACGGGGCCCGCCAAAACATCGCCCAGGGACGCCGGTTCCTGGTACAAGCCAACGCGCGCGAGCTCGCGTCCGTCCTACGCTACCTCTCGTCGCCGGCTTGGAGGCTGCTCAACCCCCCGTGCGTTAGCGGTTCGGGTTGCGAAGGGCTTTTGAGCGACTTCGGGTGCAACGTACCGGCCCCGGAGGCGCACCCGGTGAACCGGTTTTTGAGGGACTGGTTCGAATCGGGAACGGGTGGGCTGAGCGAGGGTCTCAGGCTGTGCTCACACGGAGGGTGCGGCCGGCCGGAGACAAGGGCTCACGAGTTTCGTCGGTGCTCGGTATGCGGCATGGTGAATTACTGCTCGCGTGGGTGTCAAGCGCTTGATTGGAAGCTGCGGCACAAGGCGGAATGCATGCCAATAGAGCGGTGGTTCGACGAAGTCGGGGGTGCTGGCGACAATGGTGCCGATGGTGATGGAGGAATGGTGGAGGTCGAGGAAATTGaatga